In the Choloepus didactylus isolate mChoDid1 chromosome 5, mChoDid1.pri, whole genome shotgun sequence genome, one interval contains:
- the LOC119534889 gene encoding adenylyl cyclase-associated protein 2-like: MNDAATFYTNRVLKDYKHSDLHHVDWVKSCLNIWTELQAYIKEHHTTGLTWSKTGPVASTALALSVLSPGPGLPPPPPPLPPPGPPPLFDNEGRKEGSSPSRSALFAQLNQGEAITKGLRHVRDDQKTHKNPSLRSQGGQARSPTKSHSPGSTSPKSHPPQKHTPVFELEGKKWRVEYQEDRNDIMISDTELKQVAYIFECNKSTLQMKGKINSITTDNCKKFGLVFDNVVGIVEVINSEDIQIQVMGRVPTISINKTEGCHIYLREDALDCAIVSATSSEMNILIPQDGDYREFPVPEQFKATWDGSKLVTEPAEIMA; the protein is encoded by the coding sequence ATGAATGACGCTGCCACCTTTTACACGAACAGGGTCTTAAAGGACTACAAACACAGTGACTTACACCATGTGGATTGGGTGAAGTCCTGTTTGAACATTTGGACTGAGCTTCAAGCATACATCAAGGAGCACCACACCACAGGCCTTACTTGGAGCAAAACAGGTCCTGTAGCATCCACTGCACTGGCACTGTCTGTCCTCTCCCCTGGGCCTGGCCTtcctccaccccctcctcctctgcctcctccaggacCACCTCCACTTTTTGATAATGAAGGCAGAAAAGAGGGGTCCTCTCCTTCACGCTCAGCTTTATTTGCTCAGCTCAACCAGGGAGAAGCAATTACGAAAGGGCTACGGCATGTCAGAGAcgatcagaagacacacaaaaATCCCAGCCTGAGATCTCAAGGAGGACAAGCTCGATCTCCAACCAAAAGTCACTCTCCAGGCTCCACTTCTCCCAAATCCCATCCTCCACAGAAACATACTCCTGTGTTTGagttggaaggaaagaaatggagagTGGAGTACCAAGAGGACAGGAATGACATTATGATTTCAGACACTGAACTGAAACAAGTGGCTTACATTTTCGAATGCAACAAATCTACTCtacagatgaaaggaaaaataaattccattacAACTGATAACTGTAAGAAGTTTGGCCTCGTATTTGACAATGTGGTGGGCATTGTGGAAGTGATCAATTCTGAGGACATTCAGATTCAGGTAATGGGGAGAGTGCCAACAATTTCCATTAATAAGACAGAAGGATGCCACATATACCTCCGTGAAGACGCCTTAGACTGTGCGATTGTGAGCGCCACATCATCTGAAATGAATATACTTATCCCTCAGGATGGTGATTATAGAGAATTTCCTGTTCCTGAACAGTTCAAAGCAACGTGGGATGGATCCAAGTTGGTCACCGAGCCTGCGGAAATTATGGCTTAA